The Flavobacterium marginilacus genome window below encodes:
- the sprA gene encoding cell surface protein SprA, whose amino-acid sequence MYKIVVFFVVLSWSIVSQAQVNQEVQDTIKKGYAVGKIQIANPKTILAAYTYDPTTDTYIYTNSAEGFNINYPIILTPAEYEDIMLKESMSDYFKKKVDAIDGIKSGSQATKKDLLPRYYIKSGLFQSIFGSNTIDVKPTGSVEIDLGLLYTKQDNPSFSPRNRTNLSFDFSQRINLSLMGKVGTRLKVNANFDTQSTFAFQNLFKLEYTPDEDDIVKKIDVGNVSMPLNSTLITGAQNLFGVKTELQFGKTTVTGVFSQQKSETKSVAAEGGGAVQEFSIYALDYDSNRHFFLSQYFRNKYDASLKNYPLIDSRIQISRIEVWVTNKQSRVSTTANNLRNIIALQDLGESQLTGLTDSQLVVLDPSTGMFNNAVNSPSDNSNNDYDPAQIKSGTGLLNSKIREIATSNSGFNVTVREGQDYSKLENARKLSATEYTLNKQLGYISLQQKLANDEVLAVAYQYTIGDEVYQVGEFANDGVDATVVTSETVSTQSLVLKMLKSSLVNLKNPVWNLMMKNIYQIPSAYQVKQDDFKFNILYSDPSPLNYISPVTSFPSNPAIENKVAETPLLKVFNLDRLNSNNDPQTGGDGYFDFVSGLTIDAQNGRIIFTTKEPFGELIFKKLSNTTGEDYNDTSTYNANQKKYVFRSLYSNTQTTALLDSDKNKYLLKGKYKSTGSDGISVGSTNIAKGSVIVTAEGRTLVEGIDYSVDYQLGKVHILDASLLASNAAITVTLENNSTFGQQTKSYIGLNIDHKISDNFTIGATYLKYTEKPFTQKSSYGQESVNNTIFGFNTNFSSEVPFLTRLVNKLPNIDTDVPSNISVKGEVAFLKPNTSKASDFQGESTIYVDDFESAASETDLSSPSSWGLSSTPANNSVSTYGFNESANDLSYGFKRAKLSWYTIDPIFFTSKPSGISNDDISLNSTRRIYKEELYPNTSTADGQTLVVSTFDLSYYPSERGSYNNDSDFATTPRENFGGIMRSLSSTNFEQGNVQYIQFWVLDPYVGNSKTTQENSGKIYFNLGEISEDILKDGRKQYENGLGPDQILVSPQGIWGDVPASQSLTYAFDTDSGNRANQDIGLDGLKNSQEATVYTNFASETDPAADDYTYYLNTSGNVLDRYKKYNGTDGNSAVSTDDANRGSTTLPNVEDINSDSTMNTINAYYEYSIDMKPNMEIGTNYITDIRNTQVTLPNGNTTEARWIQFKIPVSQPENTIGSISDFTSIRFMRMFMTGFSEPITVRFGSLDLERGEWRTYTNSLDYDDTNVTDDNTNLDVLAINIEENDGKCPINYILPPSVERQQSYSGNTVIYQDEQSLGLKVSGKGLEPNDSRAVYKNISIDMRQYKKLKMFLHAESLTDEIALADNQMVGFIRLGNDFTENFYQIEIPLKVTKPSKCAPLSAEVVWPDENQIDLSLELLSKLKMLYKKIDTSDLPADGVYYLSEDDEKLDSSLKDKVNKLRLGVKGSPNLGSVRTLMVGIKSNALHQDIQGEVWFDELRLAEMDNSGGMATEVNIDTNLADFATVSATGKMSTMGFGSLEQSSTERTQEDVEQYNLVTNVNFGKLLPNKWGVHLPFNYSSGEEFITPKYDPENPDITLQTMLDATENAQERANIKNRAVDYKKNTSINFIGIRKERSPNQKVHIYDIENFSFSQTYSETLRHDYERESYTDQKSGTALNYDFSTQPKNIEPFKKTKFMQKSSYWKLLSDFNFNYLPSNITFNTNIIRHYNRQQYRQVDVEGIALDPLTSRDFEFNYQYGFNFNLTKSLKLNYMASSSNIVKNYLNNDNEPIDMFKISENYWNIGDPNKHTQQFVLNYEIPLSKIPAFSFVKANLSYTGDYNWQRSSEALSKIEVDDSTYNLGNTVQNASTTNLNMTLNMESFYKYIGISKSSNTTVATSKKTVPKPGEKMLKANVYKKNNRNLFLESLYGVLTSIKNVNLSFAENKGTVLPGYLPTTNFFGFSKPTLGFVFGSQSDIREEAAKKGWLTNYADFNQNYTTTNNQVFKGSVNVELAPDFKIDFLASRLYSENFSEQYDVTNGHYNSRSPYTSGAFSISTVLIKTAFLTSDENGSAAFDDFRNNRLTIANRLATRRGINLNNPSNIGTDGFPIGYGSSNQAVLLSSFLSAYTGSNPENVSLGIFRSFPIPNWSIKYNGLMRYNFFKKTFKRFSLQHNYQASYTVNAFNSNYNYTKNSTGVDENGNYYNLTIMSNVALIEQFNPLIKVDLELKNSFKLLTQINKDRSLSMSFDNNLLTEVQGLEYVVGLGYRIKDVVFSSKLADNPTGIIKSDINIKADLTLRENQTIVRYLDYDNNELVGGQNIWTLNATADYSLSKNLTIVIYYNHSFSKPVISTSYPLTNITSGITLRYTFGN is encoded by the coding sequence ATGTATAAAATAGTTGTTTTTTTTGTGGTATTATCTTGGTCTATTGTATCACAAGCTCAAGTGAATCAGGAAGTTCAGGATACGATTAAAAAAGGATATGCTGTAGGCAAAATTCAAATTGCAAATCCAAAGACCATACTGGCAGCTTACACTTATGATCCCACAACTGATACGTATATTTACACCAATTCGGCTGAAGGGTTTAATATTAATTATCCAATTATTTTAACTCCTGCTGAGTATGAAGATATAATGTTGAAAGAGTCCATGAGCGATTATTTCAAGAAAAAAGTAGATGCTATAGACGGAATAAAATCAGGTAGTCAAGCAACCAAAAAAGATTTATTGCCCAGATATTATATAAAATCAGGTCTTTTTCAATCCATTTTTGGAAGCAATACTATTGATGTTAAACCCACAGGATCTGTAGAAATTGACTTGGGTTTATTATACACCAAACAAGATAACCCCTCATTTTCCCCGAGAAACAGAACTAATCTTTCTTTTGATTTTAGCCAAAGAATCAATTTGAGTTTAATGGGTAAAGTGGGTACGCGACTAAAAGTGAATGCTAATTTTGATACTCAATCTACATTTGCATTTCAAAATTTATTCAAATTAGAATATACTCCCGATGAAGACGATATTGTTAAGAAAATTGATGTTGGAAATGTAAGTATGCCATTAAACAGCACTTTAATTACTGGTGCTCAAAATCTATTTGGTGTTAAAACAGAATTACAATTTGGCAAAACGACTGTAACGGGTGTATTCTCCCAACAAAAATCAGAAACCAAAAGTGTGGCGGCCGAAGGTGGTGGAGCCGTTCAGGAATTTAGTATCTATGCTCTAGATTATGACAGCAACAGACACTTCTTTTTATCCCAATATTTTAGAAATAAATATGATGCGTCGCTCAAAAATTATCCTTTAATAGACAGCAGAATACAAATCTCCAGAATAGAAGTCTGGGTCACCAACAAACAAAGCCGGGTAAGTACAACTGCCAATAATTTAAGGAATATTATTGCTCTTCAGGATTTAGGGGAATCCCAATTAACAGGCCTTACAGATAGTCAGTTGGTTGTTTTAGATCCGTCAACAGGGATGTTTAATAATGCTGTCAATTCTCCATCTGACAACTCAAATAATGATTATGATCCTGCTCAGATAAAATCGGGAACTGGACTGCTTAATAGCAAAATACGTGAAATAGCGACTTCCAATTCTGGATTTAATGTGACAGTAAGAGAAGGCCAAGACTATTCAAAACTAGAAAATGCAAGAAAATTGAGTGCAACTGAATATACCTTAAATAAACAATTGGGTTATATTTCTCTGCAACAGAAACTTGCAAATGACGAAGTTCTGGCAGTAGCCTATCAATACACCATAGGCGATGAAGTGTATCAAGTTGGAGAATTCGCAAATGATGGTGTTGATGCAACTGTAGTAACTTCGGAAACCGTATCAACACAAAGTTTAGTTCTAAAAATGCTAAAAAGCAGTTTAGTCAATCTAAAAAATCCCGTTTGGAATTTGATGATGAAAAATATTTATCAAATTCCAAGTGCCTATCAAGTGAAGCAGGATGATTTTAAATTCAATATACTGTACTCTGATCCTTCTCCCTTAAATTATATTAGTCCGGTAACTTCCTTTCCATCAAATCCAGCTATCGAAAATAAAGTAGCCGAAACACCCTTGCTTAAAGTTTTTAATTTAGATCGTCTGAATTCTAATAATGACCCGCAAACTGGCGGAGATGGTTATTTTGATTTTGTATCAGGATTAACAATTGATGCACAAAATGGAAGAATAATTTTTACCACCAAAGAACCTTTTGGCGAACTCATTTTTAAAAAATTATCAAATACCACAGGTGAAGATTATAATGACACTTCTACATACAATGCCAACCAAAAAAAATATGTTTTTCGAAGCCTGTACAGCAATACTCAAACCACAGCATTATTAGATAGTGATAAGAACAAATATTTATTAAAAGGAAAATATAAATCAACAGGATCAGATGGTATTTCTGTAGGTTCTACCAATATCGCAAAAGGATCTGTTATTGTTACTGCCGAAGGAAGAACTCTAGTGGAAGGAATTGATTACAGTGTAGATTATCAATTGGGAAAAGTACATATATTAGACGCTTCTCTTCTGGCCTCCAACGCTGCTATTACGGTTACGTTAGAAAACAATTCAACTTTTGGACAGCAAACCAAAAGTTATATAGGATTAAATATAGATCATAAAATATCCGATAATTTTACCATTGGTGCAACTTATCTAAAATACACCGAAAAACCCTTTACTCAAAAATCAAGTTATGGCCAAGAATCAGTCAATAATACTATTTTTGGATTCAATACCAATTTTTCCAGCGAAGTCCCATTTTTGACCCGATTAGTCAATAAATTGCCTAATATAGATACCGATGTACCTTCGAATATTTCGGTAAAAGGAGAAGTTGCTTTTTTAAAGCCAAATACTTCAAAAGCAAGTGATTTTCAAGGGGAATCTACTATATATGTTGACGATTTTGAAAGTGCTGCTTCTGAAACTGATTTAAGCTCTCCTTCTTCATGGGGTTTATCATCAACACCCGCAAATAATTCGGTAAGTACCTATGGTTTTAATGAAAGTGCAAACGATTTGAGTTATGGTTTCAAAAGAGCAAAATTATCTTGGTATACAATTGATCCTATTTTTTTTACATCAAAACCTTCAGGCATTTCAAATGATGATATCTCCCTGAATTCCACCAGAAGAATTTATAAAGAAGAATTATATCCTAATACAAGTACTGCTGATGGACAAACACTAGTAGTCAGTACTTTTGATTTGAGTTATTATCCTTCCGAAAGAGGTTCTTATAATAATGATTCTGATTTTGCAACAACTCCAAGAGAAAATTTCGGAGGAATAATGCGATCATTAAGTTCAACAAATTTTGAGCAGGGAAACGTACAATACATCCAGTTTTGGGTTTTGGATCCCTATGTAGGAAACAGCAAAACAACTCAGGAGAATTCCGGTAAAATTTATTTCAATTTAGGAGAAATTTCAGAAGACATTCTCAAAGATGGAAGAAAACAATATGAAAACGGACTCGGTCCAGATCAAATACTAGTAAGCCCGCAAGGAATATGGGGCGACGTTCCTGCATCGCAATCCCTGACTTATGCCTTTGATACAGATTCAGGAAATCGAGCCAATCAGGATATTGGTTTAGATGGTTTAAAAAACAGTCAGGAAGCCACAGTATATACTAATTTTGCTTCCGAAACCGATCCAGCAGCAGATGATTACACCTATTATTTAAATACTTCGGGAAACGTTTTAGACCGATATAAAAAATACAATGGTACCGATGGGAATTCCGCCGTTAGCACAGATGATGCCAATAGAGGATCTACAACCCTTCCGAATGTTGAAGATATCAATAGTGACAGCACTATGAATACCATTAATGCATATTACGAATACAGCATTGATATGAAACCTAATATGGAAATTGGCACCAATTATATAACCGATATAAGAAATACCCAAGTAACATTACCCAATGGCAATACAACCGAAGCCAGATGGATCCAGTTTAAAATCCCTGTTTCTCAGCCTGAGAATACAATTGGAAGCATTTCTGATTTTACATCAATACGTTTTATGCGAATGTTTATGACTGGTTTTAGTGAGCCGATAACCGTTCGTTTTGGTTCTTTAGATTTAGAAAGAGGAGAATGGAGAACCTATACAAATTCGTTAGATTATGATGATACAAACGTAACAGATGACAATACCAATCTTGATGTGTTAGCGATAAACATTGAAGAAAATGATGGGAAATGCCCCATTAATTACATACTACCACCAAGTGTAGAGAGACAGCAATCTTATAGTGGCAACACCGTCATATATCAGGACGAACAATCTTTAGGTCTAAAAGTCTCAGGAAAAGGATTAGAACCCAATGATTCAAGAGCAGTTTATAAAAACATTAGTATTGATATGCGTCAATATAAAAAACTGAAAATGTTTTTACATGCCGAATCTTTAACAGATGAAATAGCCCTTGCAGACAATCAAATGGTTGGCTTTATTCGTTTGGGAAATGATTTTACAGAAAATTTTTATCAGATAGAAATTCCATTGAAAGTTACAAAACCATCTAAATGTGCTCCTTTAAGTGCCGAAGTGGTATGGCCAGATGAGAATCAAATAGACTTGTCCTTAGAATTATTGTCTAAATTAAAAATGCTGTACAAAAAAATAGATACAAGTGATTTACCTGCTGATGGCGTTTATTATCTAAGTGAAGATGATGAAAAGTTGGATTCCTCTCTCAAAGACAAAGTCAATAAATTAAGATTAGGTGTAAAAGGGAGTCCAAATTTGGGATCAGTCCGGACTTTAATGGTTGGTATTAAAAGTAATGCTCTACATCAAGATATACAAGGAGAAGTTTGGTTTGATGAATTGCGATTGGCAGAAATGGATAATTCAGGTGGTATGGCGACAGAGGTGAATATCGATACGAATTTGGCCGATTTTGCAACTGTATCAGCAACTGGAAAGATGAGTACTATGGGTTTTGGGTCTTTAGAACAAAGTTCAACAGAAAGAACTCAGGAAGATGTTGAACAATATAATCTAGTCACCAATGTCAATTTTGGAAAATTATTGCCCAACAAATGGGGGGTTCATTTACCTTTTAATTATTCATCAGGTGAAGAATTTATCACACCAAAATACGATCCTGAAAATCCAGATATTACCCTTCAAACCATGTTGGATGCTACCGAAAATGCACAAGAAAGGGCTAATATTAAAAACAGAGCAGTTGACTATAAAAAAAACACCAGTATCAACTTTATAGGTATTCGTAAAGAAAGGAGTCCAAACCAGAAAGTACATATTTATGATATAGAAAATTTTTCATTTTCTCAAACTTACAGTGAAACACTTCGTCATGATTATGAAAGAGAAAGTTATACAGATCAAAAGAGTGGTACTGCTTTAAATTATGACTTTAGCACTCAACCCAAAAATATTGAACCTTTTAAGAAAACTAAATTCATGCAAAAAAGTAGTTATTGGAAACTATTAAGTGATTTTAATTTCAATTATTTACCTTCCAATATTACTTTTAATACCAATATTATAAGACATTACAATCGACAACAATACCGACAAGTTGATGTCGAAGGAATTGCTTTGGATCCATTGACCAGTAGGGATTTTGAATTCAATTATCAATATGGCTTTAATTTTAATTTGACCAAATCTTTAAAATTAAATTATATGGCATCTTCTAGTAATATTGTAAAAAACTATCTAAACAATGACAATGAACCTATTGATATGTTTAAAATTTCTGAAAATTATTGGAATATTGGAGACCCTAATAAACACACCCAACAGTTTGTTTTAAACTATGAAATTCCATTGTCTAAAATTCCTGCATTCAGTTTTGTAAAAGCTAATTTGTCGTACACTGGAGATTATAATTGGCAACGATCCTCTGAAGCATTGTCTAAAATCGAAGTTGACGATAGTACCTATAATTTAGGAAACACGGTTCAAAATGCAAGTACCACCAATTTGAATATGACTCTAAATATGGAATCCTTTTATAAATACATTGGTATCTCAAAAAGCTCTAACACAACTGTAGCAACCTCAAAAAAAACAGTTCCAAAGCCTGGAGAAAAGATGCTTAAAGCTAATGTATACAAAAAAAACAACCGTAATTTATTTTTAGAAAGTTTATATGGAGTATTAACCAGTATCAAAAATGTAAATCTAAGTTTTGCAGAGAATAAAGGAACTGTTTTGCCTGGTTATCTTCCAACAACCAACTTTTTTGGCTTTTCAAAACCTACTTTAGGTTTTGTATTTGGAAGTCAAAGCGATATTCGGGAAGAAGCTGCTAAAAAAGGATGGCTTACCAATTATGCTGATTTTAATCAAAATTACACCACTACAAACAATCAAGTATTTAAAGGTTCTGTCAATGTAGAACTAGCTCCTGATTTTAAAATTGATTTTTTAGCCAGTAGACTCTATTCCGAAAATTTCTCGGAGCAATATGATGTGACCAATGGTCATTACAACTCCAGATCGCCTTATACTTCTGGCGCTTTTTCAATTTCTACAGTATTGATAAAAACAGCCTTTTTAACTAGTGATGAAAATGGTTCTGCTGCCTTCGATGATTTTAGAAATAATAGATTAACAATAGCTAACAGACTTGCCACCCGAAGAGGAATTAATTTAAATAATCCAAGTAATATTGGGACCGATGGTTTTCCAATAGGATATGGCAGTTCAAACCAAGCTGTGTTATTATCTTCCTTTTTATCTGCTTATACAGGAAGTAATCCTGAAAACGTTTCGTTAGGAATTTTTAGAAGCTTTCCAATTCCAAACTGGTCTATTAAATACAATGGTTTAATGCGGTATAATTTTTTTAAAAAAACATTTAAACGCTTTTCACTACAGCATAATTACCAGGCATCCTATACTGTTAATGCTTTCAATTCCAATTATAATTACACAAAAAATTCAACGGGTGTAGATGAGAATGGAAACTATTACAACCTTACCATAATGTCGAATGTAGCATTGATAGAACAATTTAACCCCCTTATAAAAGTAGATCTTGAATTGAAAAACTCCTTTAAATTATTAACACAAATCAATAAAGACAGAAGTTTGTCTATGAGTTTTGATAATAATTTATTGACCGAAGTACAAGGATTGGAATATGTTGTTGGTCTTGGATATCGAATAAAAGATGTTGTTTTTTCATCAAAACTGGCAGATAATCCAACGGGTATTATCAAAAGTGATATTAATATAAAAGCCGACTTGACATTGAGAGAAAATCAAACCATTGTACGTTATTTGGATTATGACAATAATGAATTAGTTGGCGGTCAAAATATTTGGACTCTGAACGCCACCGCTGACTATTCCCTAAGCAAGAACTTAACCATTGTCATTTATTACAATCATTCTTTTTCTAAACCTGTTATTTCTACTTCGTACCCATTGACCAATATTACTTCAGGAATTACTTTGCGCTATACTTTTGGAAATTAA
- a CDS encoding efflux RND transporter periplasmic adaptor subunit, with translation MNKKTKIILASAFIAIAIGTSIFAFTNKEAVIQIETVPVKKGNISNVITATGTIEATKQVEVGTQVSGVVQKIYVDYNSTVKAGQLIAELDKENLQEVLQQAKSAYNVALLDQNYKQVIFDRQNSLFKANVISKADYQEALYNLNTAKGTVQQQGSNLRKAQTNLGYANIYSPIDGVVLSKDVDEGQTVAASYSTPTLFTIAKDLKQMQVEANVDEADIGSVREGQRVTFMVDAFPDEEFVGYVTQVRLNSTTTSNVVTYTVIIKANNPDEKLKPGLTATVSIYTMELKNILTLEAKAFVFEPDMALVTEYNANKTTTGQVSFEVPSKDKNTKFIWIKDNNGIHQQKVIVGKNDGINYEIISGLTKGNQVVTVLKKEQEGTTGSAGNSSSPFMPKPPGKK, from the coding sequence ATGAATAAAAAAACAAAAATAATCTTAGCATCCGCTTTTATAGCGATAGCCATTGGCACTTCAATCTTTGCTTTTACTAACAAAGAAGCAGTTATTCAAATAGAAACTGTCCCAGTAAAAAAAGGAAATATAAGTAATGTAATCACTGCTACAGGAACCATCGAGGCAACCAAGCAAGTTGAAGTTGGAACACAAGTTTCCGGAGTGGTACAAAAAATTTATGTAGATTATAATTCTACGGTAAAAGCAGGTCAGCTTATTGCAGAACTGGATAAAGAAAATCTGCAGGAAGTATTGCAACAGGCAAAATCGGCTTATAATGTGGCATTGCTGGATCAAAATTACAAGCAAGTTATTTTCGACAGACAAAATTCACTCTTCAAAGCAAATGTCATCAGCAAAGCCGATTATCAGGAAGCGCTTTATAACTTAAACACTGCCAAAGGAACTGTTCAACAACAAGGTTCAAATTTGCGAAAAGCACAAACCAATTTGGGTTATGCCAATATTTATTCCCCAATTGATGGTGTTGTACTTTCCAAAGATGTGGATGAGGGACAAACCGTTGCCGCAAGTTACAGCACTCCTACTCTTTTTACTATCGCAAAAGATTTGAAACAAATGCAGGTAGAAGCCAATGTTGATGAAGCCGATATCGGGAGCGTAAGAGAAGGCCAAAGAGTAACTTTCATGGTAGATGCTTTTCCAGATGAGGAGTTTGTAGGTTACGTAACTCAGGTTCGTTTGAATTCGACAACAACATCAAACGTGGTAACCTATACTGTAATCATAAAAGCCAATAATCCTGATGAAAAATTAAAACCTGGACTTACAGCTACAGTTTCAATTTATACCATGGAATTAAAAAACATCTTAACGCTGGAAGCAAAAGCATTTGTTTTTGAACCTGATATGGCTTTAGTAACTGAATATAATGCGAATAAAACCACAACTGGACAAGTATCGTTTGAAGTACCTTCTAAAGATAAAAACACCAAATTTATTTGGATAAAAGACAACAATGGAATTCATCAGCAAAAAGTTATCGTAGGAAAGAACGATGGAATTAATTACGAAATAATAAGTGGTTTAACGAAAGGAAATCAAGTGGTAACTGTCCTGAAAAAAGAACAAGAAGGCACAACTGGTTCTGCTGGTAATTCTTCCAGCCCGTTCATGCCAAAACCTCCAGGAAAAAAATAA
- a CDS encoding ABC transporter ATP-binding protein, protein MKNSIIKIQDLKREFKMGDEIVRAIKGISFSIEEGEFVTIMGSSGSGKSTLLNILGCLDQPSSGLYEIDNTPVRNLDKDQLAKIRNEKIGFIFQSYNLLPRTTAIENAELPLLYNRKIQTEERREKAIASLNLVGLSGRLHHTPNQLSGGQQQRVAIARSLVNNPVVILADEATGNLDTRTSYEIMVLFQKLNAEGKTIVFVTHEPDIAMFSGRTIVLKDGNIIKDYKNENIMNAAEALKNMGNDND, encoded by the coding sequence ATGAAAAATTCAATTATAAAAATTCAGGATTTAAAGCGAGAATTTAAAATGGGCGACGAAATAGTCCGCGCCATTAAAGGAATTTCGTTTTCAATAGAAGAAGGAGAATTTGTGACTATCATGGGTTCTTCAGGTTCGGGCAAATCAACTTTACTCAATATTTTGGGGTGTCTTGATCAGCCTTCATCAGGCCTTTATGAAATTGATAATACTCCTGTTCGAAATCTGGACAAAGATCAATTGGCTAAAATCAGAAACGAAAAAATCGGTTTTATTTTCCAGTCTTACAATCTTTTGCCGAGAACAACAGCCATTGAAAATGCAGAACTGCCTTTGCTTTACAACAGAAAAATTCAAACAGAAGAAAGACGTGAAAAAGCGATAGCTTCCCTGAATCTTGTGGGATTGTCGGGGCGTTTACATCATACTCCAAACCAGCTTTCGGGTGGGCAGCAACAACGTGTCGCCATAGCAAGATCATTAGTCAACAACCCCGTAGTGATTCTTGCCGATGAAGCCACAGGAAATTTGGATACTAGAACATCTTATGAAATTATGGTCCTTTTCCAGAAATTAAATGCTGAAGGAAAAACGATTGTTTTTGTAACCCATGAACCTGATATTGCTATGTTTAGCGGAAGAACAATTGTTCTGAAAGACGGAAACATTATCAAAGATTACAAAAATGAAAACATTATGAATGCAGCCGAAGCATTGAAAAACATGGGGAATGACAACGATTAA
- a CDS encoding TolC family protein — protein sequence MKKIIITILLTFQVILAFAQEQEKNSKIWSLEDCIAYAIKNNITVKQAQLTENSSEINYKQSKYERLPSITANASQSMNNGSSIDPITSSYVTQLVHSTSAGVNASVTLFKGNYINNTIKQNELLVKQNEFFVSEAKNNVLLSVAQAYLQALYYKEGIEVSKNIIASSKEQLNQMNTKLKAGSVAGIDAANLETQLKNDEVTLITVQNNYHQQLINLKQLLELNPEDSFDIVATKLTTEQFAIPELKTVYNYASTNLPEIKSATIQTSINELELSKAKSGYLPTLSLNAGLNSGYTNTQSYNFLNQFDGNFYQSVGLSLSIPIFSKYQNKAKVENAKIEIESSKLSVQSANKQLYLKIESAWQNAISSQSQMEAAIALKNSSKLAYDMSLKKSELGALSSTDLLVSKNTYLNAEQTYLQAKLSLALYYQLLQFYQGNQIQI from the coding sequence ATGAAAAAAATAATCATAACAATACTCCTTACTTTTCAAGTTATCCTTGCTTTCGCACAGGAACAGGAAAAAAACTCAAAAATATGGAGTCTCGAAGATTGCATTGCATACGCAATCAAAAATAACATTACGGTAAAACAGGCACAGCTTACGGAAAACAGCAGTGAAATCAATTACAAACAATCCAAATATGAACGTTTACCAAGTATCACTGCTAATGCTTCTCAAAGCATGAATAATGGAAGTAGTATTGACCCAATTACGAGTAGTTATGTGACTCAATTAGTACATTCAACAAGTGCTGGAGTTAATGCTTCGGTAACTTTGTTCAAAGGAAATTACATCAATAATACGATTAAACAGAACGAACTTTTAGTAAAACAAAATGAGTTTTTTGTTTCCGAGGCTAAAAACAATGTTCTTTTGAGTGTTGCTCAAGCGTATTTACAAGCGCTTTATTATAAAGAAGGAATTGAGGTTTCCAAAAACATCATCGCTTCTTCAAAAGAACAATTGAACCAAATGAACACTAAATTAAAAGCAGGTTCTGTTGCAGGTATCGACGCAGCTAATTTAGAAACACAGCTTAAAAATGACGAAGTAACTTTGATAACGGTACAAAATAACTACCATCAACAGCTTATCAACTTAAAGCAGTTACTAGAATTAAATCCAGAAGATTCCTTTGATATTGTTGCAACAAAATTGACTACTGAACAATTTGCAATTCCTGAATTGAAAACAGTTTACAATTATGCTTCTACAAATCTTCCTGAAATTAAAAGTGCTACTATTCAAACCTCTATTAACGAATTAGAATTATCAAAAGCAAAATCAGGTTATTTACCAACATTGAGTTTAAACGCAGGACTAAATTCAGGATATACTAATACACAGTCTTATAATTTCTTAAATCAATTTGATGGTAATTTTTATCAAAGTGTGGGACTATCGTTAAGCATTCCAATATTTAGTAAATATCAAAACAAAGCAAAAGTGGAGAATGCAAAAATTGAAATTGAAAGCTCTAAACTTTCTGTCCAATCCGCAAATAAGCAATTGTATTTGAAAATTGAAAGTGCCTGGCAAAATGCAATTTCAAGTCAAAGCCAAATGGAAGCCGCCATTGCACTGAAAAACTCATCCAAATTAGCCTACGATATGTCCCTGAAAAAATCAGAGTTGGGAGCATTAAGTTCAACTGATTTATTGGTAAGTAAAAACACGTATCTCAATGCAGAACAAACTTATTTACAAGCCAAATTATCGCTGGCACTGTATTACCAGTTACTTCAATTTTATCAAGGAAACCAAATTCAAATTTAA